The DNA region tttttttttaatcaggaTGTACTGTTGGAAAGGAATGACACAGGCTCTAGGTCCGGATGGAATGACACTGAGGTTCTACCAGAAACAttgggggattgttggaaagGATGTGTGCAATGGTGTCTGGTCTTTAATACAATTAGGATGCATGCTAAGAAAGGTTAACTACACACATGTGACATTAATTCCAAAAATCAAAGACCCAACGGAAATTTGCCATTTCCATCCTATTAGTTTATGTAATGTACTGTACAAGATTATGGCTAATTAAGGTACTCACCAATAGAGTGCGTTTGTTTCGGGGCATCTTATCTCCGACAATAGTTTGGTGGCAACTGAGCTAACACATTACAtgcataaaagaaaatttggGTGGAATGGTTTCATGGCTTTGAAGCTCGACATAAGTAAAGCGTATGATTGTCTTGAGTGGAATTTCTTGGAAGCAATGATGCGTAGTTTGGGATTTTCTGAGGAATGGATTCGCTTGATTATGGTATGTATTTCTTCCGTTTCTTACTCCTTCAAGATTAATGAGGAATTGGTGGGATATGTACAGCCGCACCGAAGATTCGACAAGGTGATCCGTTATCTCCATTCCTATTTGTAATTTGTGCGGAAGGACTTTCGACGATGCTCACGAAAGAAGAGACTGATGGTCGGCTTAAGGGGATTCAATTGTGTCATGGAGCTCCGGCAATTCACGGTCGATAGTTTCTCATTTACCAATGGGACATTTGAAGATTGCAACAATATTAAAAGAGTTGCGAGCTGGCTTCAGGACAAGCTGTGCATCTTTATAAAAGTTGTGTATCTTTTAGTAAAAATCTTACGAAGGTTAACCAACAGTTGTTAGCTAATTATCTTAGGGTTCAAAGAGTGGCGTTTCACGATCGCTACTTGGGTTTGCTAGTATATCAGAAAATCGAAGAAAAAGACGTTTGCTTATGTAAAAGATCATTTGTGGAAGAAACTCAATGGTTGCATGGGTGGATTGTTGAGTAGTGCTGGAAGAGAGATATTAATAAAGACAGTTGCTCAGGCATTACCATCATACACGATGCAATGCTTCTTACTTCCAAAAACCTTATGCGAGGAATTAAATATGATGATTGCAAAATTCTGGTGGAGTGGTGATCCCTGTAAAAAGAAATTACATTGGTTAAATTGGTGTATGTTATGCAAACCAAACAATGAAGGGGGCTTGGGTCTTCGGGACTTGCTTTCAATATTGGGTTGCAAGCTAAACAAGCTTGGAGATTTGTGTTAGTGTTTTATAAGGTTTATGTTTTGTATGATTGTTTTGAAAGGTTTGTGTTATGGAGAATGGTAATGTTCTTCACAGAAATATGGAAGGGGAATTTCGGCTATATGTAGTCTTACATTGCAACAACACATAACACTCATATATATATGGTGTCAGTAGGGTTTTGGTGTGTACAGTCAGCCCTTATCTCCATTGGAGCTAGCTGACAAAAACCACAACAACCTGATAGTACAAAGCTAATCTAAGCCCTTCATTGGAGCTTTTAATCTAAGATTTACACTTGTAAAAAACTATCACTAAAAAACTAACTAGccgttacaaattaaaaaactagCCGTTAGCTTCATTTGATGTTGCTGCTGCATCCCTTCTCGATCCACCTGAAAGTGTTTATCATCCAACACTCCCCTCTAAACTCTTCCTGGTGTTGACTCCAAGTGGGCTTCTGAGGTAATTGAACCTTTCTTTTGGTAGTGCTTTTGTAAAGATGTCTGCTACCTGATCTTCAGTTGCAGTACATTAGTTCAATGACATTCTCTTGTATTGCATCTCTGATAAAATGATACTTCATTTTGATGTGTCGTGTTTTCTGATGAAATACTGGATTCCTTGTCATTGCtattgctgaggtattatcacaCATTAGCTTAGTTGGTTCAACCTGCAGTTCCCCAAAATCTTTGAGAACAAATCTCAGCCAGATTGCTTGAGATGTTGCTTCTGCAGCACTCACATATTCAGCTTCGGCTGTTGATAGtgcaacactttgttgcttAACTGAGGCCCACGAGAATACACCAGAGCCAAATGTAAATGCATACCCCGATGTGCTCCTCATGTCATCTTCACTGCCTCCCCAGTCACTATCACAGAAACCGACTAATATAGTTGTCTGTCCTTTCTTATACTTGATTCCAAAATCGATTGTCCCTTGCACATACCTGAGAACCCTTTTAGCAGTTCCCAAATGTGTTTTGGTAGGATTGTGCATGAATCTTGATAGTAGGCTTGCAGCATACATGATGTCCGGTCTTGTTGCTGTGAGATATAACAGGCTGCCAACAATTTTTCTGTAGAGATTTGCATCTACTGGTTCACTTCCACCTTcacttttgagtttttcatttgCAATTAAGGGAGTGCGTACTGGTTTCATCCCTTAAGACCAAATCTATCTAGAAGTGTTTGTGCATATTTCATCTGATGAATGAAAATGCAATCCGACTTTTGAATCACCCCCATTCCAAGAAAGTGATGAAGTAGCCCCAAAtctgtcatctcatatttttCCATCATTTCATTTCTGAATTCATCCATCGTTTTCTTACTGTTTCAAGTGAAGAccacatcatccacatagatagATACTATGAGAATTTCTGACTTGTTTTCAACCTTGATGTAAAGTGTTGCTTCACTGAGGCTTTTCTTGAACCCACACTTAGTGAAATGTGCATCAATCTCACTGTACCAGGTTCTTGGTGCCTGTTTCAGGCCATAAAGTGCCTTCTTTAGTCTATACACCTTGCTCTCGGACCCTTTGACTTCAAAACCTTGTGGCTGGTCCACATAGACTTCTTCCTCTAACACACCATTTAGGAATGCAGACTTAACATCTAACTGATATAGCTGCCAACCTTTCTGTGCAGCTAATGCAATTAGAGTTCTAATTGTATCTAGTCTAGCCATAGGTGCAAATGTCGCATTAAAATCAATTCCAGGCTTTTGGGAGTATCCTTTAGCCACCAATCTAGCCTTGTTTTTTTGCACAGATCCATCCAAGTTCAGCTTGGTTTTATAGACCCATCTCACACCAATCACAGGTTTATCACTTGGTCTATCAATTAGAGTCCAAGTTCCATTTTTCTCTATCATTGAGATTTCATCTTCCATTGCTATCTGCCATGCCTTGTCACTTTCAGCTTTTTCAAAAGTTTTTGGTTCAGTAACACAAAAATTGCAAGCAACATAGATTTCATCCAGGCTTCTCATCTTAATTGGTGTTGATCCCAAGCTAGAGCTTGAGCTTTGTTGCTCTTCCTGTTGAGACATTGAACTTGCACTTGAGTTCTGTGAACTTTGAAGAGTTTGATATGGTGAAATCTGAGAGCTTTGTATGCTTCCTTCTTCAGATTCATGAGTTGCACCACTTCCATTTTGTGTAGTTCTTTGTTCAGTAACACCAATTTGCAGTgatactttgtcttcttccacTGCTGTTGTTTCCTAATTCCACAATGTTTCTTCATCAAAAATCACATCTCTTGAGAGATTGATTTTCTGAGTTTTCAAGTTGTACAATCTATAGCCTTTCTCATTTGTACCATATCCAACAAAGATGCACTTGTTGCTGGATTCTTGTAATTTATGTCTGAGTTGTGATGGTACAAGTGCATAACACACAGAGCCAAAAACTTTCAAATGCTTGACTCCAGGCTTTCTTCCACTGAACACTTGAAATGGTGTTCGTTTCTCCAAAGCCTTGGTGGGACATCTATTCAAGATATACACAGCAGTGTTCACAGTTTCTCCCCAAAATGAATAGGGCATTTTCTTTTCATGCAGCATGGACTTTGCCATCTCCACTATAGTTCTGTTCTTTATCTCTGTAGtgccattttgttgaggagtgtATGCTACTGTGAGTTGCCTTTCTAGACCCAATTCCTCACAGAAAGCATTGAATTCCAGTGAGGTATACTCACCTCCCCTATCACTCCTTATCTTCTTGATTTGATACCCACTTTGCAACTCCACCATTGCTTTAAACTTCTTGAAAATATTAAAGACTTCTGATttgaatctcataaaatataccCAACACATTCTTGAGTAGTCATCTATGAAAGTAAAAAATACTTGTTCCCACTGATGGATGCATTCTTCATTAGACCACACACATCAGTGTGAATTAGTTCTAGTGGTTTTGCAACTCTCCAAGCCTTTCCAATTTCGAAATTGTCCCTATGTTGTTTTCCAAATGCACAGCCTTCACAAACTTCATTCATTTCATCCAGTTGGGGCAAACATTGCACCATTTCATGTTTCTGCAGGTTTTTCAGACTCTGCACATGCAAGTGTCCAAATCTTTTGTGCCATAATCTTTCTGAGTCAATTGTGCTTGCCTTTCTTGCCACTTCTTCCAAGCACTTTAGTAATAATGGGAAGCTTCTGTTTTTCATTTGAACTTTCACAACCAGATTCGACAGAGTtctatcatcatatatttcAACCATAGTATCTCCAAACAGCAAGAAATAACCATGTTCCATTATCTGTCCAACACTTAAAAGGTTTTCCTCTAGACCAGGTACCAACATGACTTCCTTAATGtgtcttcttcctcttttgGTTTCTATGATGACAGTGCCCCTGCCAGTTGCTTCCACAATATTGCCATTTCCCATTTTTACTTTTCCAGTATATGTAGTGTCAGTGTCTGTCAATAGAGACTCGTGGGCAGTCATATGATTATTGCATCCACTGTCTATATACCAAACTTCACTATCTTTTACAACACTGGCACTAAAAGCACAAAAAACATTTGTTTCATCTTGTACTCGATTTGCAATGTTCACTTACTGAGTAGTATTTGATCTGCAATCTTTCTGCAGGTGACCAAATCTATTGCATTTGTGACATTTTGGTTTTCCCTTGAACCAACATTCACCAAAGTGTGCTTTATCACAGTATTTGCACAATGGTTTAATTTTACCACCATTGTTGTTTCCACTGTTGTGTTTATTCTCCCCACTTGGTCTTCCTTcccatttcttatttttttcctttccaatCTGTCATCGGTCTGTTTTGATGTTGATTAGAATGACTAGAAGCCCCTATGTTAAGTGACTGGAAAGCCTTCTCAGTTGTCCCATCAGCATGTCTTTCGAGCCTTTGGTCAAAAGCTCTCAAGGAAGCCATCACATCTTGCACACTGAGTGTATCAGTATCCTTAGTTTCTTCTATCACACTCACAATAGAGTTATAAGGCTTAGTCAAACTAATTAGAAGCTTTTGCACTATTCTTTCATTAGGCAGTTCTTCTCCATAAGTTTTCATTTGAGTCACAACATCAAATAGCCTAGAAAAATAGTCTTTAAGTGGCTCATCTTCTCTCATGCGTGTATATTCAAAATCACGTCTAAGAGACTGGAGTTTTACTTTCCGTACCTTCACATCTCCTCTGTATTCTTGTTGCAGAGTATCCCAAGCAGCTTTAGCAGTTTCTTCATTTGCTATCCTGGGAAATATGAAGTCTGAGACAGCCCCTTGAATGATTCCCAATGCTCTAGCGTCATTCATCCTATTCTCCTTCAGTGTAGCTATCTGCTTCTCTGTAAGATCCTCTTCTAGAGCATCAATCTCCATTTTTGGTAGTTCATATCCATGTTGAACCATTTCCCAGAGATCATACGACTTGAAGATGGTTGTCATCTGGATCCTCCAATAGTCATTGTTTTCTCCATCAAAGATTGGAGCTTTAAGATCACCATCCAAAGATCCTTTCATCTTCGACTTGTATTAACACCTAGGGTTTCAGCCTCTACCTGAACAACCCCAAATACAGATTCCACAACGCCCAGATTTCTGAGATCAGGAActaggctctgaggccatgttagtgtttTATAAGGTTTATGTTTTGTATGATTGTTTTGAAAGGTTTGTGTTATGCAGAATGGTAATGTTCTTCACATAAATATGGAAGGGGAATTTCGGCTATATGCAGTCTTACATTGCAGCAGCACATAGCACTCATATATATATGGTGTCAGTAGGGTTTTGGTGTGTACAGTCAGCCCTTATCTCCATTAGAGCTAGCTGACAAAAACCACAACAACCTGATAGTATAAAGCTAATCTAAGCCCTTCATTGGAGCTTTTAATCTAAGCTTTACACTTGTCAAAAACTATCACTAAAAAATTAACTAGccgttacaaattaaaaaactagccgttagcttcatttgatgttgttgcTGCATCCCTTCTCGATCCACCTGGAAGTGTTTATCATCCAACAATTTGTTCAGGGTTCGGAGTCCTTAGCCTTTCGCCTTTTCAAGGCTAAACATTTTCCACAAACAGGTTTCTTGGACGCTCGTGTGAGAGCAAATGATTCATATTGCTGGAAGAGCATCACTGCTACATGGAGCATGGCCCATAAAGGAATGAGGTGGCAGGCAAGCAATGGTTCGAATATCAGAGTCTGGAAGGACAACTGGGTTCCTTGTGaggattttttttcaaagtcatCAGTCCAATACTAGAGAACTGGGATGAGGAAACAACAGTGAGTCGATTAATTTTTTCATATACGAGATAATGGGACCGCATGTTGCTGGAACAAGTCTTCAACGCGGAAGAGGTGAAACTTGTTAACAAATCAAGGAGATCTCAATCAGAACAAATCCCTAATTATTTGTTTACTTAGCTTTTTATGTATTTGCATAGTTAGGAAGTTAACTCCAGTTTCTATGTAGTTGATTGTGCATATCAACTGTATATATTTCTTCTTCACATATCAATGAAATACACAATTATTCTATTCAAGCTTTCTCTTCTTAGCACCAAAGCCTAGGTTTTCAGaaaaaacaccaaaaaaaaaaaaaaaaaaaaaaaagacgagGCCGTGCTTTGTATGGAGAACCATAACTACCAATTGTACAGTCGCCATCCGACCAGCTAGCGATGCCGTCATTGTTTATCCGAGTTCACCAAGTTGCTTCATGCATCCACCACCATGAATCAAGATTTAACCCCTACCTAAAATTTGTCCCAGATTATGACCTGCAAATCTGTTTTGTGTGCCCAGATTCGATTGAAGCGGCTATGTTTAGTTTTTATGCCTAGACTCCGTGACCCCCTTGTTGTTGTTTGAAGAACAACAGAAAAAAACTTGCTgttgcaaaaaagaaaaaggcaaaaaCAGCTGTTGTGCtgttgtgaaaaaaaaagaaaaaaaaagcttgttgtttgaagaaaagaaaatgaggaagaagaacgGGTGAAGaagtaaagaaagaagaaaaaagaataaggggaagaaggaagaaaacagaaaaaaggAAATTTGTTGGCATTTTTGTCTCTGTTTGTTTTATAAGACCTTTATTTGGAAGTTTCAACCTTATCAATCACCCATACACGTTGCACCAAATTCATCCAGAGCAATGGTAGTCCAGACTCGTGCATTGATTGCAAAAACTAAGGTAGCTTCTGAACATACACATAACGATGGTAAGGCTTTAAAGGTTTCTCCATCTATTACAAATAATATATGGATAATTGATTCTGGTGCTACTGAACATATGATTTGTGATTCTGGACAAgtacaaaccctaaaaccatcCACCAAAATTGTCGTGAGTGTTGCCAATGGTAACGTTGTCCCCATTATTGGGGAAGGCACTGTCTTCCTTTCTGATACCCTTAATCTTGATTCCATACCTGTTGTTCATTCCCTTGACTATAATTGATTATTAGTTGCTCAAATCAGTTGCCTTACATTGCTTTGTGAAATTTTGGTcttctttttatgtttttaaggatattcgaacTTGCAAAACCATTGGTTATGGTATTAGGAAGGGCAAGCTGCACCACTTGGAGCTGACATCGAACATTACCGGAATGTTGACTCAAGCTCTTGCAGTGGAAGGATCTCAAGGGGAGAAGAATAAAGGTTCAAaggtttggttgtggcatcgtcgACTTGGACATGCTTCTTTTGGTTATTTATGAAGGTTGTTTCCTAGCTTATTTGTCAAGCGTGATGTTTCTAGCTTTAAATGTGGTATTTGTGAACTGGCTAAAAGTCATCATACTTCATTTCCGCCCAATATGACTAAAAGTTTTGTTCATTTTATGATAATCCATTATGATGTTTGGGGAGGCTCATTGGTTCATTACTTTTATTGATGTTTGCACACATATGACTTGGGGTTTGTTTGATGAAGTCCAAAACTGAAGTTACTTCTTTGTTTCAACGATTTTACAAAATGGTGCAAGTACAATATAAGTCACAAATACAGGTTCTCAAGTGATAATGGCGGTGAGTATGTGAACAATGAGCTTCGTGCCTTTCTTGACCATCATGGTATTGTCCATCAATCTACACGTTCAAACACTCCTTAACAAAATGGGCTTGCACAACATAAGAACTGTCAACTTTTGGAAGTTGTTTGTGCTTTCTTGCTTGAGGCTCGTCTTCCGCTATCCTATTGGGGAGAAGCTTTCACTTCAGCTGCATATCTAATTAATTGTGTTCCCTCTTGATTGGTTAATTTTTAGACACCGTTTTAGGCTCTTGCCTCCCATTTTGATGCTCTTGCAGTTCCCAATCTCCTACCTCACGTGTCTGGTTGTATGGCATTCGTTCATCTTCATAAGTAGCAGAAAAGTAAGCTTGAACCTTGGGCCTTACGATGTGTGTTTGTGGGGTATGCCTCACATCAAAAGGGATACCAATGTTATCACCTTTCAATGAAAAAGTTGTTCATCATTATGGATGTTGCATTTCATGAGAATAATGTGTATCATGCCAATCTCAAGTTTTCACTTCAGGGGGAGAATCAGATAGAGTTTAAACTTTTGATTATAGTATTCTAGATACAGTTATTATGAATGATTTGGATTCAAGTGGTGATGTTTTGGAAACAAGTGGTGACCATTCACAAGAAATTAATGTTGTTAATGACTTGGAATTAAGTGGTAATGTCTTGGAGACAAATGGTGGTCATTCACATGAAAATAATGTGAATGACTTGGAATTAAGTGGTAATTCATTGGAGGcaagtggtgatcattcacatgaaaATAATGTTGAAAACCTTGAAAGAGACAAGCCTACGTTGCCGAACAGTAGTTGGCCTCACCATCTTTGAGCCCCAATAACCATAATCAATTGCATTCAATTTTggaaccaccaccaccaagttGTCTCCCCAACCATGCCAACTGAGGTATTCCTAAACCTACCTACAAAGCTAATCCTAAGTGCAAAACTAGGTATTTGGTGAATAAGCCCAACCTTGAGTCTAATGTGTTGTACCCGTTAAGTAATTATGTGTCTAACAGTCACCTATCAGACTCAAATAAGTCATTTGTGTAATTATCTACTGTATCTATTCCTAACAATGTGCATAAGGCTTTAGTTGATCCACATTGGCAAGCAACAATGAATGAAGAgttgaagtctttgaagaaTGCTACCTAGGAGATCACAGACTTGCCAATTGGTAAGAAACAtgtgggatgcaaatgggttTATACTATGAAGTACAAAGTTGATGGGACGGTAGGATCGCTTCAAGGTAAGACTAGTAGCTAAAGagtagaataaaaaaaatatggaattgACTATACATATACATTTGCACATGTGGCCAAGATTAACACAGTTCGAATTTTGTTGTCCTTGGTTGCAAATCTCAATTGGCCCTTACAGAAGTTCGACgtgaagaatgctttcttgTATGGAGATTTGATAGAAAAGATTTATATGGATCTTCCATCAGGATGTAAtactctagataaatacaaaagaaaggTATGTAGGTTGAAGAAATCCTTGTATGGTTTGAAGCAGTCCCCTCGAGCATGGTTTGGAAGattcacaaaatcaatgagagCATTTGGTTACAAACAAAGTAACTCTGATCATACATTGTTCTTGAAAAGACGAAATGGGAAGCTTATTGCACTTATTgtgtatgtagatgatatggtGGTAATAAGAAATGATCTGGAAGAACATTCGACCTTACAAAGATACTTGCCTACTGAAATTGAGATGAAAGAccttggatcattgaaatatttttttagcGATTGAGGCATcgagaagtaatttgggaatTTTCTTGTTTCAGAGAAAGTACATTATTGATTTGTTACATGAAACCGGCATGTCATCTTGTCAACCAATATCTACACCATTAGAGGAAGGATTAAAGCTTTGTGTTGATCCAAATCAAGTACCAGTTGACAAAGGGAAATACCAGAGGTTAGGTGGCTGTTTAATGTACTTAGCACACACAAGACTGGACCTTGCTTATGCCTTGAGCGTAGTGAGTCAATATATGCATGATCCTGGAGAACAACATATAAATGCAGTGATGAGGATTTTCCAATATTTGAAGGAAGTCCAGGAAAAGGGATTTTGTTTAAAAGAAATAACCATCTT from Malus domestica chromosome 01, GDT2T_hap1 includes:
- the LOC139197472 gene encoding secreted RxLR effector protein 161-like, whose amino-acid sequence is MKPVRTPLIANEKLKSEGGSEPVDANLYRKIVGSLLYLTATRPDIMYAASLLSRFMHNPTKTHLGTAKRVLRYVQGTIDFGIKYKKGQTTILVGFCDSDWGGSEDDMRSTSGYAFTFGSGVFSWASVKQQSVALSTAEAEYVSAAEATSQAIWLRFVLKDFGELQVEPTKLMCDNTSAIAMTRNPVFHQKTRHIKMKYHFIRDAIQENVIELMYCN